The window GATGCACGCGCGGTCCTTCACATCAACGCACGGCTGAGCGATCACGTAGGTCACTTCGAGGGTGTCCTTCCACTTCCGGACTAAAGAATCATGCAACGTGCAGTCCGCGGGACGGACCCTGCGGCGCGATCCTAGTATCTCCCGGGACACCCCCAGATCCCCACCGGTCTCACGCAGCGGAAGGAGAACCCGAGTGACATTCGCTACACCACCCGTGCCAGACGGCGTACCAGGCGGCGTGTCAGGCGGCGACTGGCGCGGTCTGCCGCCCGGCACACGGGTAGTGGTCCGCCGCCGGCTAGCGCCCGCAGGCCCCGTCGTGTCCGACGGCGGCACCGCGCACCGCTGGACCGACCTGATCGGCTTTGTCGTCGAGGTGTCCGACGCCGGTCTACGGCTGCGCACCGACCCGGTGCCCGGCCGCGGCGAGCCGCAGGAGGTCGACGTGGCGGCCGCCGACATCGAGGCCGCCAAGCCGATCCCCCCGAGACCCGTCAGGCGTTCTGGTCCACCCAGATGACGCCGGTCGGGCACATGCTCACGGCCTCCTGGACGGCGAAGTCGTGCTCGGGGCCCGGGCGCTCGTTCAGCAGCTTCACGATCCCCTCCTCGTCCTGGTCGAACACGTCGGGTGCGAGCAGGACGCACTGGCCGGCGCCGCAGCAGGCGTCACGGTCCACGATGATCTTCATGGGACCACTCTCCCTACCAATGAGGCAGTTAGTCGAATCCGGCCAGTCGAATCGGCCACCGGCTCAGGCGTTCGCCACCAGCCCCAGCTCCGCCACGCTCGCCAGGTGCGAGTGCTTCGGCACGATCCGGACGGTGTAGCCGAACGGCCCGGACGTGTCCAGGTCGACCTCACCGCCGAACGCGTGCCGGCCCGCCTCGTACGACTCGGCCAGGGCGAGGGGCTCGGCGGTGAACTCGTTGATGACGTCGGCCTCCGTGACGCGGCCGTGCACCACCTGCACGTCCACGTCGTCCGGCGACAGCGAGCCGAGCGAGACGTAGGCGCGCACCGTGAGCCGGTCGCCGACCTGCACGGCCTCGCCGATGCCCGCGGACTCCACGTGGTCCACCCGCACCTGGGGCCAAGCGCCGCGGACGTGGGCCTTCCAGCCCGCCAGGTCCTTGGCCGCAGTGAACCCGTCGGCCACGAGCAGCCCGGCCTCTGCTGCCGGGGCGTACAGCCCGTGCACGTACTCGGAGACCATGCGCGTGGCCTGCACCTTCGGGCCCAGCGTGGCCAGGGTGTGCCGCACCATCTCTAGCCAGCGGCCCGGCACGCCGTCGGTCCGGTCGTAGAACGCGGGCGCCACCTGGGACTCCACGAGGTCGTACAGCGCGGCGGCCTCCAGGTCGTCCCGCCGGTCAGCGTCCTCGACGCCGTCGGCCGTCGGGATGCCCCAGCCGTTCTCGCCGTCGTACCACTCGGCCCACCAGCCGTCCTCGATGGAGAGGTTCAGCCCGCCGTTGAGCGCCGACTTCATGCCCGAGGTGCCCGAGGCCTCCAGGGGCCGCAGCGGGTTGTTCAGCCAGACGTCGCAGCCCGGGTACAGCGACTGCGCCATGCCGATGTCGTAGTTGGGCAGGAAGACGATGCGGTGCCGCACGCCGGCGTCGTCGGCGAACCGGACGAGCTGCTGGATGAGCCGCTTGCCGGAGTCGTCGGCCGGGTGCGACTTGCCCGCCACGACGAGCTGGATCGGCCGCTCGGGGTGCAGCAGGAGCGCCTTGAGCCGGTCCTGGTCGCGGAGCATGAGGGTGAGCCGCTTGTAGGTGGGCACGCGGCGGGCGAAGCCGATGGTGAGCACGTCGGGCGACAGGATGTCGTCGACCCAGCCCAGCTCGGCCGGGGACGCCCCGCGCTCGCGCCACGACGCGTAGACCCGGCGGCGCGCCTCGGCCACGAGCTCGCCGCGCATCGCGCCGCGCAGGGCCCACAGCTCGGCGTCGGACACCTTGCTCGGGTCGAGCCAGCCCGACGACGCCTCGGGCGCCGTGATCTCGTCGAGCCCGAGGCGCTCCGCCTCGACGGCGGCCAGCCGCGGCGCGACCCAGGTGGGCGAGTGCACGCCGTTGGTCACCGACGTGATCGGCACCTCACGCGCGTCGAACCCGGGCCACAGGCCCTCGAACATCTCTCGCGAGACCTGGCCGTGCAGCAGCGACACACCGTTCGCACGGCCGCCCAGGCGCAGGCCCATCACTGCCATGTTGAACACGGTGGGGTCGCCGCCGTCGTAGTCCTCGGAGCCGAGCGCCAGCACGCTCTCCAGCGGCACGCCCGCCATCGCGTTGTCGCCGCCGAAGTAGGCGGTGACCAGGTCCTTCGGGAACCGGTCGATGCCGGCCGGGACCGGCGTGTGGGTGGTGAAGACCGTGGCGGCCCGCACCGCCTCGTGCGCCTCGCCGACGCTCAGGCCGGACCCGACGAGCTCACGGATCCGCTCCACGCCGAGGAAGCCCGCGTGGCCCTCGTTGGTGTGATAAACCTCCGGCTCGGGTGCGCCGGTCAGGCGAGACCAGGCGCGCAGTGCGCGCACCCCGCCCACGCCGAGCAGCAGCTCCTGCTGCAGGCGGTGCTCACCGCCACCCCCGTAGAGGCGGTCGGTCACCTTGCGGGCCGCGTCGTCGTTCTCCGGCACGTTCGAGTCGAGCAGCAGCAGCGGCACCCGGCCGACGGCGGCGACCCAGACGTGCGCGTGCATCTTGCGGCCACCGGGCAGGTCGAGCGAGATGATGGCGGGTGTGCCGTCCTCCTCGCGCAGGACCGCGAGCGGCAGGCCGTCCGGGTCGAGCAGCGGGTAGGTCTCGACCTGCCAGGCGTCGCGGGTGAGCGACTGCCGGAAGTACCCGGCGCCGTACAGCAGGCCGACGCCGACGATGGGCACACCCATGTCGGACGCGCTCTTCAGGTGGTCGCCCGCCAGGATGCCCAGGCCGCCCGAGTACTGCGGCAG is drawn from Promicromonospora sp. Populi and contains these coding sequences:
- a CDS encoding ferredoxin, whose protein sequence is MKIIVDRDACCGAGQCVLLAPDVFDQDEEGIVKLLNERPGPEHDFAVQEAVSMCPTGVIWVDQNA
- the glgP gene encoding alpha-glucan family phosphorylase; protein product: MRAIRRFTVRTVLPEQLVALDELAQNLRWSWHVPTRDLFASIDPDLWSDVRGDPVALLAALGSDRLAALAASDEFTGRVRAASEDLHRYLRDPQWYQGQTSRSGGELPQAIAYFSPEFGITSVLPQYSGGLGILAGDHLKSASDMGVPIVGVGLLYGAGYFRQSLTRDAWQVETYPLLDPDGLPLAVLREEDGTPAIISLDLPGGRKMHAHVWVAAVGRVPLLLLDSNVPENDDAARKVTDRLYGGGGEHRLQQELLLGVGGVRALRAWSRLTGAPEPEVYHTNEGHAGFLGVERIRELVGSGLSVGEAHEAVRAATVFTTHTPVPAGIDRFPKDLVTAYFGGDNAMAGVPLESVLALGSEDYDGGDPTVFNMAVMGLRLGGRANGVSLLHGQVSREMFEGLWPGFDAREVPITSVTNGVHSPTWVAPRLAAVEAERLGLDEITAPEASSGWLDPSKVSDAELWALRGAMRGELVAEARRRVYASWRERGASPAELGWVDDILSPDVLTIGFARRVPTYKRLTLMLRDQDRLKALLLHPERPIQLVVAGKSHPADDSGKRLIQQLVRFADDAGVRHRIVFLPNYDIGMAQSLYPGCDVWLNNPLRPLEASGTSGMKSALNGGLNLSIEDGWWAEWYDGENGWGIPTADGVEDADRRDDLEAAALYDLVESQVAPAFYDRTDGVPGRWLEMVRHTLATLGPKVQATRMVSEYVHGLYAPAAEAGLLVADGFTAAKDLAGWKAHVRGAWPQVRVDHVESAGIGEAVQVGDRLTVRAYVSLGSLSPDDVDVQVVHGRVTEADVINEFTAEPLALAESYEAGRHAFGGEVDLDTSGPFGYTVRIVPKHSHLASVAELGLVANA
- a CDS encoding DUF6725 family protein, which codes for MTFATPPVPDGVPGGVSGGDWRGLPPGTRVVVRRRLAPAGPVVSDGGTAHRWTDLIGFVVEVSDAGLRLRTDPVPGRGEPQEVDVAAADIEAAKPIPPRPVRRSGPPR